The Spiroplasma corruscae DNA window AAAATTCTTTAAATCTATTATTTCTATATTTCAAGGTAAATCTCCTTTCATTAGATTATCCTTTAACATATGAAATTTACAAATAAAACACAGTCTATACTCATTTTCTGGTTTATTATCTAATTTTGGTGCATTATTTCAGGCTGCATCGAAATCTTCTAAATTGAATTCAATTATTCCTTTTTCATCAATTTTAGCCATATTTTTATCCTCCTCTTTTATAATAAACAAAAAATATCTTTAATTACACATATTGTATTTAAAGATATTTTATTATTTTATTATTTTTTAGCTTCTAATGCTTTTTTTGATGTTTCTACTAACATTTCAAATTGCTTAGGTTCATGAATTGCTAATTCTGATAACATTTTTCTATTAACTTCAATCCCTGATACTTTAAGACCATTCATAAATTTTGAATAACTCAATCCAAGTGGTCTAACTGCAGCATTAATACGGATTATTCATAATTTTCTAAAATCTCTTTTTCTTAGTTTACGACCAACAAAAGCATACGCCATAGAACGAACTACTTGTTCATGAGCTTTTTTGTAATGTGACTTTTTAGTTCCATAATAACCTTTTGCTCTTTTGATTCAACGCTTTCTTCTTGCTCTTGTAACTTTACCAAATTTTATTCTTGCCATAAATATACTCCTTTATTAATTTTGTAATAATCCATCTAATCTTTTTAGATCACTATCTGATATAAATGTTCCTTTTTTTAAATGACGTTTTTGTTTTGTAGACTTGTTTTGAGCAAGGTGAGATCTATAAGCTTTTGCTCTCTTTAATTTCCCTGCTCCATTTTTTTTAACTCTTTTTGCTAAAGCGCTTTTTGTTTTCATTTTTGGCATATGTATTACTCCTTTTTGTAAATATTAAGGTTTCTTAGGCACAATAAACATATCTAAGAATCTAGTGTTAAGTTTTGCTTCCTTTTCGACTTTTGCAATATCTTCTACTTTTGCAAAGAATTTCTTTAGAGTCTCTTTCCCTAATTCTTGATAAGTGATTTCTCTACCTTTAAATTTAAGCGAAACTTTTACTCTGTCTCCTTCTAAAAGGAACTCTCTAGCTTTTCTCGCCTTAGTATCAAGGTCATGTTCACCAATACCAACTGTTAGACGTATTTCCTTGTTTTCAACTTTTACTTGATTTTTTTTATTCTCTTTTTGTTTTCTTTTTTGCTCGTATTTATATTTACCGAAATCAAGTATTTTAGCTATTGCAGTAGAACTATCTTGAATACCAACTTGTAATAAATCAAGTCCTTGGTCTTCAGCCATTTTTAAAGCTTCAAACTTATTTAAAGGTCCTATTTTTTGACCATCTTGATCAATTATTAGGATTTGTCTTGCTCTTATGTCTTTGTTTACAAAGTCACTTTTATTGCTTTTTATTTCTGCCATTTAACCTCCAAAAAATAAAAAATGTGCCTTAAAAAACTAGAAGCACATTAAACTATTATTTTACGTATAAAAAATATAGTTATACCATTTCCTATCAGTTATGGTGAGCATGTGCGCTACTTTTTTAACATTATTATTATAATATTTTTAACAAGAATGTAAAGTAAAATAGTTATTTTTTTAAACTTTTACTATTTTTATATCTTTATTTTTAAAAAACTAAAGCAATAAGATTCATAAATAAATAACTACCCAAAAATATAAAAAAGATTCTATTAAATCACAATTTATTAATATAAAAACAACCAATAAATAAGGGTAATTAGTTTTACAAAAAGATAATTAAAATAATGGTAATTGAAATGAATGCACATTGGGAATACTATTATCAATACGAAAAGCTATTAATATGAAAATACTAACATTTCTTCCATTATATATTTATGAATTAAAATAATTAATCAATAAACATGTTATTAATATTTAGATAGAAATACTTAGATAAATAGATGGTATTTTATTTGAAGATAAATATTCATTTTCTTATTAAAGTTACATAATAATATTTTTCTTTATTATAGTAAACGTAACAAAAAAATATTTCTATATACAATAATATTTATTTTAGGATTTTAATAGTTTTAATATAATAAGATTTAATTTAATCTCTTATTATATTTAATTCAGGGTCTAATATTATTGATGGTTTATTATTAAGCGTTCCAACCCAAAAAATTTCATTTATATTTTTTTCTTCTTTAAAAGCTAATAATTCATCATAATTTGATAAAAATTTTCTTCCTGAAATATTGACACTAGTTGATATTATAGGACCAACTTTATCAATAATTAATTTAAGGTCTCTTCTTTTGGGTATCCTAAAACCAATCATTTCTTCATTTTTTGTTTTTAATAAAAGAGTTGTCGGCCTATTTGACGATTTTAAAATTGATATTTGCTTCAAATTAACCTCTACACCTAAATCTCTGATTTGGGAAACTTTGGAAATAAGCACAATTAATTTCTTAGACTCATTACTACTTTTGATTCTATTAATTTTTGTAACATTATTTAAGTTGTATTTTAAACTTAATCCATAAATAGTATCTGTCGGTAATATTATTGGAAGATCTTTTTCTAAATAACCAATTGCATACTTTATTTGATCGCTGTTAAGTATATTATTTCCTGTTTTCATATTCATCAACAATTTTATTAACAAACTCTTCAAGACTTATTTCTATTAATTGTTCACTCTTGTAAGTTCTATAAGTGATTGAGTTGTTGTCAAGTTCTTTTTGACCAATAACTACTATGTATGGTGTTTTTTTTGTTATTGCATTACGAATTTTATTATTCAATCTGTCATCTTTATCAGAAATAAAACATCTTATTTTTTTAGAGTGTAAAATTTCTTCTACCTTTTTACAATACTCAATATATTTATCTGAAACTGGTATTAAAGATATTTGTGTAGGACTACATCATAATGGTAAAACACCCATGGTTTGTTCTAATAAAATAGCAACAAATCTTTCATATGTACCAATTAACCCTCTATGAATCATTATTGGTTTTTCAGCCTTACCATCACTATTAATATATTCTAATTTAAACTTCTCAGGAAGTAGAAAATCTAATTGTATTGTTGAAACAGTTATTTCATGACCTAGGGCAGTTTCGACTTGTATGTCTAATTTAGGTCCATAAAAAGCAGCTTCACCAATCATTTTCTTATAATCAAGTTTCAATTCATTCAACATATCTTCCATTTGTTTCTCTGCATTGTTTCACATTTCATCATTATCATAATAGTTAACTTTATCTTCTTTATCTCTCATTGATAATGATAAATATTTAATTTTTATATCAAACTTTTCTAATACTTCTACAATTAATTTATAACAGTTTATAAATTCATCTTTTAGATGTTCTGGCATAACAAAGATATGAGAGTCTGTTAATTCCATTGCTCTAACTCTTTCAAGGCCTGTTAAAGAACCAGAAAATTCATATCTATGTTGAATTGCATGTTCTGCAAATCTTAATGGTAAGTCCCTATAACTTCTTATTTTTGATTTATAAATTGAAACATGATGTGGACAATTCATAGGTCTTAAAACTAGCGTTTCATTATCAGGCATATTGATTGGTGCAAACATATTTTCGCGGTAGTGGTTTCAATGACCAGATGTTTCATATAAATTTTTTGAACCCAAAACTGGTGATTCTATTTGTACAAACCTATACTCAAATTCTTTTTCCATAAGAAATTTTTTAATTTCTTGTTTTAAAATTGCGCCGTTTGGTAACCAAAATGGTAATCCTAATCCAATTAATGGGTCAATATTAAATATTTCTAAGTTTTCATTAATATATCTGTGGTCTCTTAATCTTCTTTCTTCAATAGCTTTAACTACTTTTGCAAGCATTTTTTTATCATTAGCAACAACAAAATCTATTTTTTGTAACATTAATTCAGAAGCATCATTGTTGAAATATTCACCAGAGAGATTTAATATTTCTAAAGTTCTTATATTATATTTATCTAATATGATTGGGAATCTAACAATAAATATATTACCACCAACTTCAACAGATGGATAACTAACAACATCATAATTAAGTTTTTGTTTTAGCAAATTAAATTTATAATAGTTACTATATTCTTTTGCATAGTTAAATTGTATATCCTTTTTAGTAACTAATTCTATAAATGCTTTTTTTATATTCTCTAACTCTTCTTTTTTCACTCTATTATCTGAGTTAAAAACAATACTACAAGTTTCATCATTTATATCATTTCTTTGTATTGATATTTCAACATTACTAAAACAGTTTGTTACACTAGCTTCCATAAAAAGTTTTGATAAATAATTTATTGATTTTTTAATTAGATTTTCATTTATTTCAACTAATTCTAAATTACAACTTTTTACAATTATAGCCTCATTTGGTAATATTTGATCATTAATTTTTACTACATATTTGTTGTGATCTATTTTGTTTTTTTCTAATAAATCGCTAATTTTAATTGGGGAGTCAATTTTAAACTCTTTAGATCCAATATTTATTTCCATAAATTCTCCTTCTATAAATATTCTTTGTTTTCAAAATATGGTCTTAATACTTCTGGCAATTTTAATTTTCCATCCTCATAATAGTTTTCAAGAATTGCTGCAAATAATCTATCAATAGCAAGCCCTGAACCATTTAATGTATGAACGAACATAGTGTTATCATCTTCCTTATACCTTGTATTCATTCTTCTTGCTTGGAAATCGAGACAATTAGAACATGAAGATATTTCTCTAAACTTTTCCTGGGCTGGAAATCAAACCTCTAAGTCATAAGTTTTTGTAGAGCTAAACCCAATGTCTCCTGAACATAATTTTATTACTCTATGTCTTAAATTAAATAACTTTAGTATATCTGACGCATTTTGCATCATTTCTTCTAACTCTTTAAATGAAGTTTCTGGTTTTACAATTTTTACCATTTCAACCTTATTAAATTGATGCATTCTAATTAAGCCCTTTGTATCTTTACCAGCGCTTCCAGCTTCTTTCCTAAAGCATAAACTATTTGTTGTTAAATAAATAGGCAACATTTTGCTATCAATAACCTCGTTATTATAAATATTTGTTAAAGGTACTTCTCCTGTTGGAATTAAGTATTGTTCCCCTGTTTTAAAAGCATCTTCTTCAAACTTTGGTAATTGTCCAGTTCCATACATTAAGTTTGGGTTAACAATTACAGGAACAGATAACTCTTTAAACCCATTTTTTATATGAAAATCTAACAAAACTCACCCTAATGCTCTAATTAACTTTGCCCCATTTTCTTTATAAACAACAAATCTTGAACCCGAGAACTTTGCTCCTAATTTAAAGTCAACTAAGTTAAGCTTTTCAGCAATATCCCAATGATCTATATTTTTTGTTTTTCATAAACTAGGTTCTCAACTAAATAATTCAACATTATCATCTTCGTCATTTCCATCGGGTGTGCTATTGTCTAATAAGTTTGGTAAAGAATTTAATATTTTATCCATACTTTCTTTAATTTGTTTTAACTTTTCAACATTACACTCTAGTTTCTCGTTAATTGACTTAACTTTTTGTTTTGTCTTTTCTTTTTCATCTTTATCTAATTCGGAAAAACTATTTGAAAGTTTATTTCTTTCAAATCTAAGATCATCAACAATTTTTTGTAAAGACTTTCTTTGAGTATTTAATTCTATAACTTCATCAATTTGAGTCTTGTAACTTTCATTCCTTCTTGAAAGGTTTTTTTTGACCTCTTCCTTATTTTCTTCAATATACTTTAAGTCTATCATTTATATTCTCCTTTAAATCTAAATAACAAAAAGTTTCACGTTAATGTATTTCCAATATAATTTTTGTACTCATCAAACAAAATCATATAACTCCTTTTATGCAATTATTCCCTAGTTTAAGATATTATATAATTATTATACATTAGAATTCAAAGTACAATTTAATTCTATAAAAGATAAAAAACACATATTATGTGTTTAATTATATCTAAATTTATCAATATCCTTTAAATTTGGATTTTCTTTAAGTTGGGAATACTTAATTGAGTTAACTTTACAGTATTCTTTTATCGCGTTTTTCTTATTATCAATATCTTTTTTTTTGACATCACCAATATTATTATCGAAGTTGTATATTAAGTTTCTTAATTCTTGCTCTTGCCTAAATAAATCTAATATAATACGGTGTTTCGCTTTTTTTTGTTTAGTGGTATAAATATTTTCTGGTAACTTTGTCTCATTAGGAAAATAGTTAATATCAATGTGTTTACACCCAATGTGATGATATCCTTTGGAAATTGCCTCACTCATGGTAATGAAATTTTTGTCATACTTTTCTAAAGATATGATCTTATTTTCGAATGGTGCGCACAATTCACAACAATCCAATTCCTCTTTAACATATACTAATGCTTTATCTCTTAATGCTTGTTTACTTCCGAATCAATTAAAGACACCATATAATGGTTTCTGACCATTATTTTTAATCACTAATTCCTTTTGCGATTCGTCAATATCTATATCTATATCAAGTTCACGGTTACCATTTAAGTCCTTGGGTTTGTTTACTATGTCTCTCTTACTTTTTCTTCATTTTCTAATTTTTTTTCAAGGTATAACAAAATATAAAATAACTGCAATAAATAATAATATGAGAATAATTCAATATGGTAGATTCATTAATAGTTATTATTATTTAATTTTAAATAATAATCCTTTGCTTCATATAAATTAATGTTTTGCTCCTTGTTACAATTAGTACACAAACCAATAGTATATTCATTCTTATCAAAATTTATCGCTTCTCTAAATACAAACTTTTTGAAATCTCAACATTTTTTACAAAAAGTAAAAATATAATTTATATCTGTATCAAATATAAAACTCATTATTGTTACACCTCCAAAAAAAATTAAAATGGTTTCCCATTTTAATATTTAAGTTATTTTTTTACACCGTTTAATTGCTCTTTAAGAGCGTTTGCTACATGCTCAACATCAGGTCCAATAACTATTTGTAAACCTTCTGTACCTAGTCTTTTTAATCCGAACGCTCCTGCTGATTTAACTTTCGCATCATCGACATTAGCATTGTTTTTTAATATTAGTCTTAATCTTGTTGCACAATTATCTATTGAAACTATATTATCTGCTCCTAAAGCTTCAAGTATTACACTTGCTTTAGTTTGGTATTTATCACCACTTTTATTTAATGTTTTAGTATCAGATAATTTTGCTACAATTGAATTTGAATCAATTAACTCACGACCAGGAGTTTGTATTTTAAGCAACTTAATTAGGAAGTAAAATACAATGAAGTATATAAATCCAGCAGCAGTCGCTAATAGCAATAATCACAATGGGTTTGATAATATTAAGCTATCATTGTGTTTTGCCAATCCTCATGATTGTGCAAATGATATTGCATAATCAATGAATCCGGCACTAAATCCAAACCCTACTTGAATTTTCATAGCTGTTGTTATTGCTACAAAAACACCTGTTAAACCGGCATGTGCTGCAAGAAGTGCTGGAGCAATAAAAACAAATGAGAATTCAATTGGTTCTGTTATACCTGTTAGGAATGAAACACCTGCAACACCACCTAAGAATCCCGCAACTTCTTTTCTCTTATCTTTATTAGCAGCCATAATCATAGCTACAGCTGCCATTGGTAATCCACCCATCATAATTGGGAAGAATCCTGATTGAAACAACCCTGATGTAGAAACTCCTTTTTGGAATGCATTAATATCTCCATTAACTAATTGACCTAATAATGGATTTCCATTATTACCATTAGCTATTTCTCCTGTTCAAGGTTTTATAATATCTCCTGTAAGTGGCATTTGGAATCAGAAGAATGTATTTAGAATTTGGTGTAGGCCAAATGGAAGTAATAATCTATTTAAAATTCCGTACACCATTGTCCCTGGTATTGCTACTGCAGGGTTTGAAGGGTTTGCAACAGCTGTTCCAAACTTAATCAATCCTAACTGAATTCATGGTCATACAATTGAGAAAAGGAATGCTAATGGTATTGATGCTGCAATAGCAACCATTGGTACAAATCTTCTTCCCCCAAAAAATGATAAAGCCATAGGAAGTTTAATATCTTTCAATCTATTGTAAAAGAATGCAGAAAAACAACCGGCTACAATCCCTCCCAAAACTCCTATGTTTAATACATATGTTGCACCATTAACAACTTTTTGCTCACTATCACCAAAAGTCGGTACATAAATTAAATTTGAATATCAGTGAGATTCTGTTACCAATCTTCCATCCTTGACTACTTGTTCAACAGCTTCAAACTGATTAACACCACCATAAATCATTTCTGGTAGTGTGTGTTCAGATGTAAGTGCAGCTATAGCCAAATAAAAAATTACCGCTACTAAGGCAACTTCTCCTCTATGATCTTTGGCTAACCCAAAAGCACAACCTATTGCGAACAATAATGGTAGGTTATCAAACGGTATACTACCAGGTTTCTGAATAATCATAGAAATTCATCAACCAACACTATGTTCAGGTGCCAATTCCATTCCTAGTGCACCAAATCTATTTAGGATAGCTGCAAATGGTAGTACTGCAATTGGAAACTGCAAAGTTTTACCTAATTCTTGCAATAAAGTCAGAAATTTACTTCACGCCTTAGGACCATTAGGATCTTTAACTTTAGTCTTAACTTTTTTACCACTGGAAGTGGCATTAACTTTAATTTCTGCCATGTAATTACCTTTCTATGAGCAAAAATAAGCTCTTTACATATTATAACAAAAATATTATTATATTTTATTAAGCTAATGGAAAAAATTTTTATTTTAATAGTTGTTCGACTGAAATTGGAATAAATATGACAAACATTATATAGCCTGTTAGTGCTAATATTATAATTCCATAATATTGTCAAAATCTAAATATTTTATATTTCCCAGGTGTTAAATCAAAAGACTCTTTTTGAATTTTTTTTAACTTACGAAACCTTAGAAAAAAAACTGTTGATAGTATACCTACTAATAACCCTGCAATGCCAAAACCAAATAAAATCCAAGATGTATTGTTTGAAAGTGTTGCTAACATCGTGATTCTCCTTACGTACAAATCAATTATATTATTTAATTAGAGATAGTTCATATAATTTTTTGAATCTACCATCCTTAGAAATCAACTCTTTAAAAGTACCAACATCATTAATACCTTTTTCATCAAGAACTATTATTTGATCAAATTCTTTAATTGTACTTAATCTATGTGCTATTGAAATTGTAGTTCTACCTCTCATTAGACTATCCAATTCTTTTTTTATTTCTTTTTCTACTATATTATCTAATGCACTTGTTGCTTCGTCTAATATTAAAATTTCTGGATTTTTGAGAATCATTCTAGCAATTACTAGGCGCTGTTTTTGTCCACCACTAAAAATGAATCCGCGTTCACCAAGTACAGTATTATATCCATCTGGTAAAGTTAATACAAATGAGTGAAGTTTGGCTTTTTTTGAAGCTTCAATTGCTTCGAGTTTAGTTCTACCAAAGTTAGCATATAATAAATTATCCATTATAGTTCCATAAAGTATTTGTGGGTCTTGTTCAACATAACCTACTCTTGCTAAATAATCTGCTTTTTTTAAATCCTTGATATTAATACCATCTAGCAAAATTTCTCCTTGAGGTACGTCGTAGTATCTAAGTAATAATCTTGCTATAGTTGATTTTCCTACTCCACTTTGTCCAACAATTGCATACCTTTTCCCTTTTTCAAACAAATAACTAAAACTTTGTAATATAACTTTATTGGGTTCATCCGGGTATCAAAATCTTACATTTTTAAATTCTATTTTCTTAACTTGCTCAATAACTTCTCCATCAACTCTAAATTCTATTAAACTTTTAGCATTATATATATAATTTAATCTCATAACACAGTTAGAAAGTCTTGTCATACCTCTCATTGCAGTTGGTAGTATCAAAAGACCATATAACATGTTATAACAAGCAGTTGAAAATGATACGATCAAAATTGATAAACTGCTTGGGTCTAAGTCATTATGAATTCAAACAACAAGAAGAATTGCGATAATTGGCATAAACCATGAGAAAACACCGACAAAAACATTTAAAATTGTCTGAAAAATAACTGATATTTTTGCTTTTTTTTCATATACCTTATGTAAATCTTTCGCTCTTGAAACTTCGTAATTTTCAGTACCAGTTGATTTTATAACTCTTACACTGATTAGACGGTCTGTTATATCAGCATCTATTTTTTGTCTTACATCAAATGCGATTATAATTGCTCTACGATAATAAATAAATAAAACTCAGATCACTATTGTCATAATAATAAAATATCCAAATATTATTGAAGCTAATTCAACATCAATTGTAAACAACAAAGTAGTCATGGTAATTAAACTAGATACGGCATATACTAAATTTATTAG harbors:
- the infC gene encoding translation initiation factor IF-3; amino-acid sequence: MAEIKSNKSDFVNKDIRARQILIIDQDGQKIGPLNKFEALKMAEDQGLDLLQVGIQDSSTAIAKILDFGKYKYEQKRKQKENKKNQVKVENKEIRLTVGIGEHDLDTKARKAREFLLEGDRVKVSLKFKGREITYQELGKETLKKFFAKVEDIAKVEKEAKLNTRFLDMFIVPKKP
- a CDS encoding PTS transporter subunit EIIC — encoded protein: MAEIKVNATSSGKKVKTKVKDPNGPKAWSKFLTLLQELGKTLQFPIAVLPFAAILNRFGALGMELAPEHSVGWWISMIIQKPGSIPFDNLPLLFAIGCAFGLAKDHRGEVALVAVIFYLAIAALTSEHTLPEMIYGGVNQFEAVEQVVKDGRLVTESHWYSNLIYVPTFGDSEQKVVNGATYVLNIGVLGGIVAGCFSAFFYNRLKDIKLPMALSFFGGRRFVPMVAIAASIPLAFLFSIVWPWIQLGLIKFGTAVANPSNPAVAIPGTMVYGILNRLLLPFGLHQILNTFFWFQMPLTGDIIKPWTGEIANGNNGNPLLGQLVNGDINAFQKGVSTSGLFQSGFFPIMMGGLPMAAVAMIMAANKDKRKEVAGFLGGVAGVSFLTGITEPIEFSFVFIAPALLAAHAGLTGVFVAITTAMKIQVGFGFSAGFIDYAISFAQSWGLAKHNDSLILSNPLWLLLLATAAGFIYFIVFYFLIKLLKIQTPGRELIDSNSIVAKLSDTKTLNKSGDKYQTKASVILEALGADNIVSIDNCATRLRLILKNNANVDDAKVKSAGAFGLKRLGTEGLQIVIGPDVEHVANALKEQLNGVKK
- a CDS encoding L-threonylcarbamoyladenylate synthase, whose protein sequence is MKTGNNILNSDQIKYAIGYLEKDLPIILPTDTIYGLSLKYNLNNVTKINRIKSSNESKKLIVLISKVSQIRDLGVEVNLKQISILKSSNRPTTLLLKTKNEEMIGFRIPKRRDLKLIIDKVGPIISTSVNISGRKFLSNYDELLAFKEEKNINEIFWVGTLNNKPSIILDPELNIIRD
- the rplT gene encoding 50S ribosomal protein L20, with protein sequence MARIKFGKVTRARRKRWIKRAKGYYGTKKSHYKKAHEQVVRSMAYAFVGRKLRKRDFRKLWIIRINAAVRPLGLSYSKFMNGLKVSGIEVNRKMLSELAIHEPKQFEMLVETSKKALEAKK
- the thrS gene encoding threonine--tRNA ligase — translated: MEINIGSKEFKIDSPIKISDLLEKNKIDHNKYVVKINDQILPNEAIIVKSCNLELVEINENLIKKSINYLSKLFMEASVTNCFSNVEISIQRNDINDETCSIVFNSDNRVKKEELENIKKAFIELVTKKDIQFNYAKEYSNYYKFNLLKQKLNYDVVSYPSVEVGGNIFIVRFPIILDKYNIRTLEILNLSGEYFNNDASELMLQKIDFVVANDKKMLAKVVKAIEERRLRDHRYINENLEIFNIDPLIGLGLPFWLPNGAILKQEIKKFLMEKEFEYRFVQIESPVLGSKNLYETSGHWNHYRENMFAPINMPDNETLVLRPMNCPHHVSIYKSKIRSYRDLPLRFAEHAIQHRYEFSGSLTGLERVRAMELTDSHIFVMPEHLKDEFINCYKLIVEVLEKFDIKIKYLSLSMRDKEDKVNYYDNDEMWNNAEKQMEDMLNELKLDYKKMIGEAAFYGPKLDIQVETALGHEITVSTIQLDFLLPEKFKLEYINSDGKAEKPIMIHRGLIGTYERFVAILLEQTMGVLPLWCSPTQISLIPVSDKYIEYCKKVEEILHSKKIRCFISDKDDRLNNKIRNAITKKTPYIVVIGQKELDNNSITYRTYKSEQLIEISLEEFVNKIVDEYENRK
- the rpmI gene encoding 50S ribosomal protein L35, with protein sequence MPKMKTKSALAKRVKKNGAGKLKRAKAYRSHLAQNKSTKQKRHLKKGTFISDSDLKRLDGLLQN
- a CDS encoding ABC transporter ATP-binding protein, giving the protein MKKKFVSDKAFSKKKFFASIKLMGECIKAHPLVFFCALFFIIIDSIVFTSLAIIINKLITTLENDTTIKFLVWDFNYWNWAVFGICWYILYIFLEFFTNFFASLFARKTEIYLRLKALQHLVEIDMNYYSKNQIGLTMSRVINDSSNAGDAFNEFLINLVYAVSSLITMTTLLFTIDVELASIIFGYFIIMTIVIWVLFIYYRRAIIIAFDVRQKIDADITDRLISVRVIKSTGTENYEVSRAKDLHKVYEKKAKISVIFQTILNVFVGVFSWFMPIIAILLVVWIHNDLDPSSLSILIVSFSTACYNMLYGLLILPTAMRGMTRLSNCVMRLNYIYNAKSLIEFRVDGEVIEQVKKIEFKNVRFWYPDEPNKVILQSFSYLFEKGKRYAIVGQSGVGKSTIARLLLRYYDVPQGEILLDGINIKDLKKADYLARVGYVEQDPQILYGTIMDNLLYANFGRTKLEAIEASKKAKLHSFVLTLPDGYNTVLGERGFIFSGGQKQRLVIARMILKNPEILILDEATSALDNIVEKEIKKELDSLMRGRTTISIAHRLSTIKEFDQIIVLDEKGINDVGTFKELISKDGRFKKLYELSLIK
- the serS gene encoding serine--tRNA ligase, whose translation is MIDLKYIEENKEEVKKNLSRRNESYKTQIDEVIELNTQRKSLQKIVDDLRFERNKLSNSFSELDKDEKEKTKQKVKSINEKLECNVEKLKQIKESMDKILNSLPNLLDNSTPDGNDEDDNVELFSWEPSLWKTKNIDHWDIAEKLNLVDFKLGAKFSGSRFVVYKENGAKLIRALGWVLLDFHIKNGFKELSVPVIVNPNLMYGTGQLPKFEEDAFKTGEQYLIPTGEVPLTNIYNNEVIDSKMLPIYLTTNSLCFRKEAGSAGKDTKGLIRMHQFNKVEMVKIVKPETSFKELEEMMQNASDILKLFNLRHRVIKLCSGDIGFSSTKTYDLEVWFPAQEKFREISSCSNCLDFQARRMNTRYKEDDNTMFVHTLNGSGLAIDRLFAAILENYYEDGKLKLPEVLRPYFENKEYL